GTCCACGACGACCTTCTTGCCAACCGACTCGGGCGCCTCGAACGCAAGGTCGTGGAAGACCTCCTCGAAAATCGAGCGTAGCCCGCGCGCGCCGGTCTTGCGCGCCTTGGCGAGCTGGACGATCTCGCGCAGGCCGGACTCCTCCAGCCCAAGCTCGATGTCCTCGAACGCGAACATCTCGCGAAATTCGCGAAGCAACGCGTCCGGCGGTTCCGTCACGATCCTCCCGAGTTCGACGTCGGTCAGCGGGTCAAGTTCGGTCAGGACGGGCAACCGGCCCATCAGCTCGGAGATGAGCCCGTATTCCTCCAGGTCCTGCACCGTCGCGCGCCGGCGAAGCTTACGTTCCGCCGACGTTCCCGCGAAACCGATGTCGTCCTTGGTGCGGCCGCGCTTGAGATCCGAAAACGTCCCCGCACAAACGAACAGGATGTTCGAGACGTCCATCGGCACGAAATCGTGCTTGCTCCAGTGCTGCGTCACGTTGAGCGGCACGAAAACGCGGTTGGATTCCAGGAGTTTCAACAGCGCCTGCTGCACGCCCTCGCCGCCGATGTCGCGCCCGCCCGCGCCGGTACGGCCCATTTCGCCGCGCCGCGCGAGCTTGTCGATCTCGTCCACGAAGATGATGCCGCGCTCCGCCGCGCGCACGTCGCCGCCCGCGGAAAACAAAAGCTCCGCGGCCATCACCTCGACGTCCTTCCCGTAGTAGCCGGCCTCCGTGTATTCGGTCGCGTTCACGACCACGAACGGCACGGAAAGGATGCGCGCGAGCGAGCGCGCGATGTGCGTTTTGCCGCTGCCGGTCGGGCCGATCATGAGGATGTTCGATTTGCGCAGCAGGCTGCCGGCCTGGCGGATCCGTTTGAGATGGTTGTACGCCGCGACCGACATGACGCGCTTGGCGCGTTCCTGCCCGATCACAAAGCGGCACATTTCCTCGTGGATCTGCCGCGGCGTCAGGTAGATGTCCTCGGCAAGGCGGTAGCGTTCGTCGTCCGCTTCCATCGGCGAACGGTCCAGTTCCTTGTTCTTCATTCCAGCTCCTGCAACAGAAGGTCGCCGAGCGCCTCGCGATCCTCTTCCGTGATGCGCGGCGGCGGCCGCGTCGTCGTGGTGGCCGGCGGCCGCGTGGTGGTCGTCGTCGTCACCGTCGTTGTCGCCGGCAACGGCCCAATCTCCGGCGGCTGCAACGCCTCCAGGATCACATCCTCGATCGGCGCCTCGGCCGGCGGCGCGAGCTGCGCGGACGGCTCGCCAATGCCACGCTTGCCGACCTGGTCCGCGCCGATCTTCGGCCCGAACGGCTTCCACCCGTACCGGTACGCCCCCCACCATACCAGACCCGCCCCGACCGCGGCGACGATCGCCACGCGAACGAGCGCGCCCGCGAGATAAGACCCGATCGGCCTAGCTTCGGTTGGGGACATCGTCGGTGTTCGCCGGCGCGCCCGGGGGCGCGGAAAGGATGAGC
The window above is part of the bacterium genome. Proteins encoded here:
- the clpX gene encoding ATP-dependent Clp protease ATP-binding subunit ClpX, with the protein product MEADDERYRLAEDIYLTPRQIHEEMCRFVIGQERAKRVMSVAAYNHLKRIRQAGSLLRKSNILMIGPTGSGKTHIARSLARILSVPFVVVNATEYTEAGYYGKDVEVMAAELLFSAGGDVRAAERGIIFVDEIDKLARRGEMGRTGAGGRDIGGEGVQQALLKLLESNRVFVPLNVTQHWSKHDFVPMDVSNILFVCAGTFSDLKRGRTKDDIGFAGTSAERKLRRRATVQDLEEYGLISELMGRLPVLTELDPLTDVELGRIVTEPPDALLREFREMFAFEDIELGLEESGLREIVQLAKARKTGARGLRSIFEEVFHDLAFEAPESVGKKVVVDRDYVRAHVPA